The Stomatobaculum sp. F0698 genomic sequence TCGATTTTGTGCGGTACCGGCTGTGCGCCGAGTTACCGATGTGTTTGATGGATATTTGTGTACTTAGCACAATATTTGCCGCTTTGTCTGCATCGGTACAAGAAAAATATCGGGCTCTTCCTCGGTTTTGTACTCCAAAAAGAAATAAATACGCACAATGCGAAAAAGCCGAGTATAATAATAACGGTGGCGGCAGAGAGTCGCCGCATACAAAAAGGAGGAGACAAATGGCAAAGAAACTTCTTGAGACTGTGCCGAATTACAGCGAAGGGCGCGACATGGAAAAGGTGGCAAAGATTGCCGCTTGCTTCAAGAACAGAAAAGGTGTTCGCCTTTTGGATTGCCAGACAGACGTGAACCACAATCGCTGCGTAATTACCGCAGTCGGCGAGCCGGAAGCGCTTCGCGACGCAGTCATCGACTCGTTTGAAGTCGCTGTGAAGTTGATTGATATGACCAAGCACGAGGGTCAGCATCCGCGCATGGGTGCGGTTGACGTGGTTCCCTTCATCCCCTGCCGCAATACGACGGTCGCAGAGGCGGATGCAATCGCAAAGGAAGTCGGAAAGGCTGTCGGCGAGAAGCTCGGCATCCCGGTCTTCCTGTATGAGGATTCCGCAAGCGCGCCGCACAGAACGAACCTCGCAAAGATCCGCAAGGGCCAGTTTGAGGGCATGGCGGAGAAGCTTCAGGACAAGGAACTGTGGACGCCGGACTTCGGACCGGATCACATTCATCCGACCGCTGGTGTCGTTGCAATCGGCGCGAGAATGCCGCTCATTGCATACAATGTGAACCTCGACACGGACAATATGGAAATTGCGAACAACATTGCGGATGCGGTCAAGAACATTCGCGGTGGTTACCACTTCATCAAGGCCATCGGCGTCGAGCTGAAGGATCACTACTCCGGCAGAGATACCGTGGCGCAGGTTTCGATGAATCTCGTGAACTTTGAAAAGACGGCCATCTACCGTGCGTTTGAGGCAGTCAAGATGGAGGCGCGCCGCTACGGTGTCAATGTCCTTGAGAGCGAGATTGTCGGTGTCGTGCCGATGCAGTCCCTCATTGACTGCGCGGAGTACTACCTGCAGGCATGCATGTTCGGACCGATGAAGTTCGATGCGAAGAAGCAGATCATGGAGAACTGGCTCCTTGAGGATGAGGAGGAAGAGGCATGAGCGAAAAGCTGAAAGAGATGAGCGTCGCCGCGTTTGTGGATCTCACGGCTTCCGATGCACCGGCACCGGGCGGCGGTTCGGTATCGGCACTCTTCGGAGCCCTATCCGCGGCGCTTACGGGCATGGTCGCGGGACTGACCGTCGGCAAGAAGAAGTATGTCGAGGTGGATGCGGAAATGCGCGAAATCGCGACGGCTGCCGAGGCGCTGAAGAAGGAGCTGGTCGAGGAAATCGATCGTGACTCCGATTCCTTCAACGAGTTCATGGCGGCAATGGCGCTTCCGAAAGATACGGATGAGCAGAAGGCAGTGAGAAAGGCAGCGATGCAGGATGGCTTAAAGTCCGCGGCAAAGGTGCCCTGCCATGTCGCGGAGACCGCGGCGCGCATTTTCCCGCTTGCAAAGGCGGTTGTGGAGCGCGGCAATACGAATGCCGTGACCGACGGCCTTGTCGCGGCGATGGCGGCGAGAACCGCTGTGATCGGCGCGGGTCTCAACGTGAAGATTAATCTCTCCTCGATTGAGGACGAGGACTTTGTCGCCGAGTACAGCGCGCGCGTTGCGGCGCTCGAGGAGCAGGCGATTGCGGCGGAGCGCGAAATCTTTGCGCTCTCCGAGCTGACCCGAGAAATCTAAGCCGCTACACCGGTTTGTCCGAGACATCGCAGCAAAATACACAAGTACCCCGCAGGGCGGGGCGAAAGGAGAATGCGTATGAAGACAGATATTGAGATTGCACAGGAGGCGCAGGCAGCCAAGATTGAAGAAATAGCCCGCGCCGAGGGCATCGACGAGAAATATCTGGAACAGTACGGCAAGGACAAGGCAAAGGTGAGCTATCAGCTCTTAAAGGACACAGAGGGCAAGCCGAACGGCAAGCTTGTGCTGGTCACGGCCATTACCCCGACGCCCGCGGGCGAGGGCAAGACGACGACTTCCGTGGGCCTCGCGGACGGCTTAAAGCGCCTCGGCAAGAGCGTTGCAGTCGCGCTTCGCGAGCCTTCGCTGGGACCGGTCTTCGGTGTGAAGGGCGGCGCTGCGGGAGGCGGCTACGCCCAGGTCATCCCGATGGAGGAGATTAACCTTCACTTTACCGGCGACTTCCACGCAATCGGCGCGGCAAATAACCTCCTTGCGGCGCTGATTGACAACCATATCTTCCAGGGCAACGCGCTCCGCATTGACGACAAGCGCATCACTTGGAAGCGCGCGGTCGATATGAACGACCGTCAGCTTCGCAACATCATCGACGGTCTCGGCAAGAGAACCGACGGCCGTGTCCGTGAGGACGGCTTCGAGATTACGGTCGCGAGTGAGATTATGGCGGTCTTCTGCCTCGCGAAGGACTTAAAGGATCTGAAGGAGAGGCTGGCGCGCATGATCATCGGCTACAACATGGACAATGAGCCGGTGACTGCGGGCGATCTTCACGCGGAGGGCGCGCTCACGGCGCTCTTAAAGGATGCGTTGAAGCCGAACCTCGTGCAGACTTTGGAGCACACGCCGGCCTTCATTCACGGCGGCCCCTTCGCAAACATTGCGCACGGCTGCAACTCCGTGCTCGCAACCAGCCTGGCGCTCCGCCTGAACGACTATGCGGTCACCGAGGCGGGCTTCGGTGCCGACCTCGGCGCCGAGAAGTTTATTGACATCAAGTGCCGCATGACGGGGCTGCGCCCGGACTGCGCGGTCGTGGTCGCAACTGTGCGCGCACTGAAGCACCACGGCGGCGTCGATAAGGCAGAGCTCAACACGCCGAATGTCGAAGCACTGAAGAAGGGGCTTCCGAACCTTCTGCAGCATGTCGAGAACATGACGAAGGTCTTCGGTCTTCCGACCGTGGTCGCGATTAACCGCTTCCCGTTTGACGCCGAGGAGGAGCTTAGCTGCATCGCGGACGAGTGCAAGAAACTCGGTGTCAATGTCGTGCTCTCCGAGGTCTGGGCCAAGGGCGGCGAAGGCGGCGAGGCGCTTGCGCGTGAGGTCGTGCGTCTCTGCGAGAACACGGCGGAGAACCACTTCCGCTTTGCCTATGAGGACGGCGACAGCCTCGAGGAAAAGCTCAACAAGATTGTGCGCGAGGTGTATCGCGGCGACGGCGTGGTGCTCACGGCCGAGGCGAAAAAGCAGGCAAAGCGCCTGGAAGAACTCGGTTTCGGCTCCTATCCGGTCTGCATGGCGAAGACCCAGTTCAGCTTCTCGGACAACAAGAATCTGACCGGTGCGCCGCGCGGCTTTAAGATTACCGTTCGCGAGGTCAAGGTTTCGGCGGGCGCGGGCTTCATTGTCGTGAAGACCGGCGATATCATGACCATGCCGGGTCTTCCGAAGGTTCCGGCCTCCGAGCACATCGACGTGGATGAGAACGGAAAGATTACGGGTCTCTTCTAAGACTCGAACTTAGAAAAAAGACTTGCCGGCGGACGGCGGAGTCGGCTTAAACAGCCGCTTCGCCGCCCGCCGTTCTCTTTACAAAACGCATGTTCTGTGCTATTCTTTGCACCGAGGAGGCGGCCATGAAGAGAAGCGGAACTTACAGCACGAAGTCCAGACAAGAGATTATGAAATATTTGGAGGCATCTGCGGGCAAGACCGTGAGCGCATCCGACATCCTGAATCACTTGCAGGCGGTCGGTCTGACCGTGAGTCCGACCACGGTTTACCGCAATCTGGATCGCCTGTACGAGGAGAAGAAAATCCTGAAATATGTCGCCGAGAAGGGCGAGAAGGCGGTGTATCAGCTCGAGGTGGAAGGCCGCCACTGCGCGGAGCACCTGCACTTAAAGTGCGTTTCCTGCGGTAAAATCATCCACATGGACTGCGATTTTATGGATGAAGTCAGAGAGCATTTGATGCGCGGACACGGCTTTTCTCTGCAATGCGAGGGCACGGTGCTCTACGGCTATTGCGAGGCCTGCCGGAAGAAAAAAGACGGTTTACAAGCCGAATGAGTTTCGGTATACTGGACTGGATGCAGGCGTGGTTCAATGGTAGAACACAAGCTTCCCAAGCTTGGGACGCGGGTTCGATTCCCGTCGCCTGCTGGCATGGGACCGAAGGCATACTTCGGTCTCTTTTTTTCGCCGTTTCCACGGCACGGAGGGAGAGGGATGGCAAAGACACAGTACACGGCTGACAGCATCACCGTGCTGGAGGGGCTCGATGCGGTCAGAAAACGCCCCGGCATGTACATCGGTGGCGTCGGCCAGAAGGCGCTGAACCACCTGATTTACGAGATTATGGACAATGCGATCGATGAGCACCTCGCGGGCTATTGCAGCGAGGTTCACATTGTCCTCGAGAAGGATGGTTCCTGTACCGTGCGCGACAACGGGCGCGGTATTCCGGTGGAGCTGCACCGGAAGGGGGTCTCGGCCGAGCGTGTGGTCATGACGACCCTGCATGCCGGCGGAAAGTTCGACAACAACGCCTATAAGACGAGCGGCGGCCTGCACGGCGTGGGTTCCTCCGTCGTGAACGCGCTCTCCAAAAGGATGCGGGTGCGCATCAGCCGTGGCGGCGTGGTCTACGAGGACAGCTACGCGAAGGGCGTTCCGACAACGGAACTGAAAAACGGCCTCTTGCCGATTGTCGGTAAAAAGGCGGAGAGCGGCACGGAAATTAACTTTCTGCCGGACCCGGAAATCTTTGAGAAGACGCATTTCCGCGCGGACTGGTTAAAGTCGAGACTTCACGAGACCGCCTACTTAAATCCCGGCATCACCATCTATTACGAAAACAAGCTCCCCGGCGAAGAGGAACAGGAAGTGTTCCGCGAGCCCGAGGGGCTGATTGCCTATGTTCGCGCGCTGAATGAGGGGCAGACTGCGGTGCACGAGCCGGTCTATATCAAGGGTCGCTTTGAGGACATTGAACTTGAGTGCGCAATCCAGTTTGTGGATGCGTTCGAGGAGAAGCTGCTCGGCTTCTGCAATAGCATTTACACCGCCGAGGGCGGCACGCACTTGCAGGGCTTTAAGACACGCTTTACCCAGCTCATCAACGGCTACGCGCGCGAACTCGGGTTTTTAAAAGAGAAGGACGCAAATTTCACCGGTGCGGACACGCGAAACGGCATGACGGCCATTGTCGCAATCAAGCATCCGGACCCGATTTTCGAGGGGCAGACCAAGACCAAGCTTGCGAGTGCGGATGCGACCAAGGCGGTCTCTTCGATTGCGGGCGATGAGCTGACGCGCTACTTTGACCGCGACTTGGAGACGGTTCGCGCCATCATTGCCTGTGCCGAAAAGTCGGCAAAGATACGGCGGGCGGAGGAGAAGGCGAGAACCAACCTCCTCGCAAAGCCGCGTTTTTCCTTCGACTCGAACGGAAAGCTCGCGAACTGTGAGTCCCGGGATCCCTCGAAGTGCGAAATCTTCATTGTCGAGGGGGATTCCGCAGGCGGCTCCGCAAAGACCGCACGCAACCGCATGTATCAAGCCATACTCCCGATACGCGGTAAAATCCTGAACGTCGAGAAGGCGTCCATGGACAAGGTGCTTGCGAATGCGGAGATTAAGACCATGATCAACAGCTTTGGCTGCGGCTTCTCCGAGGGCTACGGCAACGACTTTGACATCACGAAGCTGCGCTACGACAAGATTATTCTGATGACGGATGCCGATGTGGACGGCAGCCACATTGACACCCTGCTCTTAACCTTCCTCTACCGCTTCATGCCGGAGCTCATCTACGACGGTCATGTATACATTGCGATGCCGCCGCTCTACAAGGCAGTTCCGACGCGCGGCAAGGACAAGGAGGGTGTCTACATCTACGACGACAAGGCGCTCGAAAAATTCAAGGCGAAGCACAAAGAGGGAACTTACACCCTGCAGCGCTACAAGGGTCTCGGTGAGATGAACCCGGAGCAGCTCTGGGAGACCACGCTGAATCCGGAGCAGCGCATGTTAAAGCGGGTTGAAATCGAGGACGCCCGCCTCGCGAGCGAGGTCACGGCCCTCTTAATGGGCAGCAACGTGGGACCGCGGCGCGACTTTATCCACGACCACGCGGACGAAGCGGAAATCGACGCATAAAGGCGAGAGAGGAATACCATGGCAGAGAAAATTCTTCGAACCGAATACTCCGAGGAAATGCAAAAGAGCTATCTCGACTATTCGATGAGTGTGATTACCGCCCGCGCGATTCCCGATGCGCGGGACGGCCTAAAGCCGGTGCAGCGGCGCGTGCTCTACGATATGAGCGAGCTGCACTTAAGTCATGACAAGCCGCACCGAAAGTCCGCGCGTATCGTCGGCGATACCATGGGTAAATACCACCCGCACGGCGACAGCTCGATTTACGAGACTCTGGTTGTGATGAGCCAGCCCTTTAAGCGCGGCATGCCGCTGGTCGACGGCCACGGCAACTTCGGCTCGATTGAGGGAGACGGCGCTGCGGCCATGCGTTACACCGAGGCGAAGCTTCAGAAATTTGCGGAGGAGGTGTATCTCCGCGACCTCGATAAGACCGTCCGCTTTGTCTCGAACTACGACGAGACCGAGAAAGAACCTGAGGTTTTGCCGGTTCGCATTCCGAATCTTCTTGTGAACGGCGCGGAGGGCATTGCGGTCGGTATGTCGACCTCGATTCCGCCGCACAACCTGGGGGAAGTCTGCGATGCCTGCATCGCCTATATTAAGAACCCGGAGATCAAATACGAGAAACTCCTGGGCCTCTTAAAGGGGCCGGATTTTCCGACCGGCGGCATTGTGGCAAATCAGAGCGAGCTCCCGCTGATTTACAGAACCGGCGTCGGCAAAATCAAGCTGCGCGGACGCATTGAGGTGGAGCTCGGGCAGAAGCGGAGCGATCGCGACAAACTGGTGATCACCGAGATCCCCTATACCATGGTCGGCGCGGGCATCGATAAATTTTTAATGGATGTGGCGGCACTCGTGGAGAGCAAAAAGCTCCCCGAGGTTGTCGATATCTCGAATCAGAGCTCCAAGGAGGGCGTCCGCATCGTCCTGGAACTTCGCCGCGACGCGGATCTGGACCGTGTCAAGAATATGCTCTATAAGAAGACCAAGCTCGAGGACAGCTTCGGTGTCAATATGCTGGCCA encodes the following:
- a CDS encoding formate--tetrahydrofolate ligase; this encodes MRMKTDIEIAQEAQAAKIEEIARAEGIDEKYLEQYGKDKAKVSYQLLKDTEGKPNGKLVLVTAITPTPAGEGKTTTSVGLADGLKRLGKSVAVALREPSLGPVFGVKGGAAGGGYAQVIPMEEINLHFTGDFHAIGAANNLLAALIDNHIFQGNALRIDDKRITWKRAVDMNDRQLRNIIDGLGKRTDGRVREDGFEITVASEIMAVFCLAKDLKDLKERLARMIIGYNMDNEPVTAGDLHAEGALTALLKDALKPNLVQTLEHTPAFIHGGPFANIAHGCNSVLATSLALRLNDYAVTEAGFGADLGAEKFIDIKCRMTGLRPDCAVVVATVRALKHHGGVDKAELNTPNVEALKKGLPNLLQHVENMTKVFGLPTVVAINRFPFDAEEELSCIADECKKLGVNVVLSEVWAKGGEGGEALAREVVRLCENTAENHFRFAYEDGDSLEEKLNKIVREVYRGDGVVLTAEAKKQAKRLEELGFGSYPVCMAKTQFSFSDNKNLTGAPRGFKITVREVKVSAGAGFIVVKTGDIMTMPGLPKVPASEHIDVDENGKITGLF
- a CDS encoding DNA gyrase/topoisomerase IV subunit B, which encodes MAKTQYTADSITVLEGLDAVRKRPGMYIGGVGQKALNHLIYEIMDNAIDEHLAGYCSEVHIVLEKDGSCTVRDNGRGIPVELHRKGVSAERVVMTTLHAGGKFDNNAYKTSGGLHGVGSSVVNALSKRMRVRISRGGVVYEDSYAKGVPTTELKNGLLPIVGKKAESGTEINFLPDPEIFEKTHFRADWLKSRLHETAYLNPGITIYYENKLPGEEEQEVFREPEGLIAYVRALNEGQTAVHEPVYIKGRFEDIELECAIQFVDAFEEKLLGFCNSIYTAEGGTHLQGFKTRFTQLINGYARELGFLKEKDANFTGADTRNGMTAIVAIKHPDPIFEGQTKTKLASADATKAVSSIAGDELTRYFDRDLETVRAIIACAEKSAKIRRAEEKARTNLLAKPRFSFDSNGKLANCESRDPSKCEIFIVEGDSAGGSAKTARNRMYQAILPIRGKILNVEKASMDKVLANAEIKTMINSFGCGFSEGYGNDFDITKLRYDKIILMTDADVDGSHIDTLLLTFLYRFMPELIYDGHVYIAMPPLYKAVPTRGKDKEGVYIYDDKALEKFKAKHKEGTYTLQRYKGLGEMNPEQLWETTLNPEQRMLKRVEIEDARLASEVTALLMGSNVGPRRDFIHDHADEAEIDA
- a CDS encoding cyclodeaminase/cyclohydrolase family protein → MSEKLKEMSVAAFVDLTASDAPAPGGGSVSALFGALSAALTGMVAGLTVGKKKYVEVDAEMREIATAAEALKKELVEEIDRDSDSFNEFMAAMALPKDTDEQKAVRKAAMQDGLKSAAKVPCHVAETAARIFPLAKAVVERGNTNAVTDGLVAAMAARTAVIGAGLNVKINLSSIEDEDFVAEYSARVAALEEQAIAAEREIFALSELTREI
- a CDS encoding Fur family transcriptional regulator, whose protein sequence is MKRSGTYSTKSRQEIMKYLEASAGKTVSASDILNHLQAVGLTVSPTTVYRNLDRLYEEKKILKYVAEKGEKAVYQLEVEGRHCAEHLHLKCVSCGKIIHMDCDFMDEVREHLMRGHGFSLQCEGTVLYGYCEACRKKKDGLQAE
- the ftcD gene encoding glutamate formimidoyltransferase — encoded protein: MAKKLLETVPNYSEGRDMEKVAKIAACFKNRKGVRLLDCQTDVNHNRCVITAVGEPEALRDAVIDSFEVAVKLIDMTKHEGQHPRMGAVDVVPFIPCRNTTVAEADAIAKEVGKAVGEKLGIPVFLYEDSASAPHRTNLAKIRKGQFEGMAEKLQDKELWTPDFGPDHIHPTAGVVAIGARMPLIAYNVNLDTDNMEIANNIADAVKNIRGGYHFIKAIGVELKDHYSGRDTVAQVSMNLVNFEKTAIYRAFEAVKMEARRYGVNVLESEIVGVVPMQSLIDCAEYYLQACMFGPMKFDAKKQIMENWLLEDEEEEA